In Mycoplasmopsis phocirhinis, the DNA window AATTAATTTATTGTAATATCTTAAATCAGTTTCAGCTATATTTTCACTTTCGGTAATAGTATTTTGTAATAAATCAATAGCGTCAGGTTTTGAAAGCGTAGCTAAAACTTTTTTAGCTTCATTTAATTGTTGATTAAATCTATCTTTAACCAGTTGTCTTTTTTCATCAATTGTTAAATTATTATATTTTTCGCTTTGTTCAATAACTTGATTTAATTTTTGACCGGCTTGAATTAATTCTTCAACTGTTTTGGCTTCGTGAAAAACTTTTGTTGCTTCATCAATACCTTGTGCAGAAGTTGTAAATGCTTCATTACCTTCTTCAGAACTATATGATTTGTGTTTTTCTTGAGCATTTTCAATAATTTTTTGTAATTTTTCTTTTTGGATTTCAAAATCACTTTTTTGGTTGCTTTGAATACTTTGATCCGGTTGTGAGGTTATTTTTTCATCATTGACATTCTCTTTTTTATTACACGCGACGGCAACAAAAGGGATTAAAGATAATGTTGAACTTAACAATATTAATTTATTTTTTTTCATTTTTTTCTCCTGTGAAATCATTAAAAGGAATTTGTTGATTTTTAATGTCTTCTACTCATTCTCTATTATTTATTAAATATTTACTATATATATTGATTAAATATAGATGTGGTCAATATGTTTTTGAAATTTCTGCTTCTTTTACATATTTTGGTAGAGTGAGTTCTTGCACACCTGTTTCGCTAAAACCTGAAAAACTTTTTAATCTTGGTGGTAAATTTAATTTACTTACAAGCGTTTGGTTAAAACCTCCAATTTTTCTAATACTTGGTGGTAAATTTAATTCATAAATTTTGGTAAAACCAAATCCATATAATTCTTCTAAGCCGTCAGGCAAATTGATTGTTCTAATATTTGGGTTATAGGTAAAAGCATCATTAGTGATTTTTTTTAGATTTTTTGGTAAATTTATTGAAGATATTAACGATTTTCTTCCCCCAAATCCACCTAAAATTTCTAAATTATCTGGCAAAATGACATTTTGGATTCCAGTATCATTAAATGAAACTGGTAATATCTGTTTGACTGTATTTGGTATATTTAGTTTAGTTAAATTTTCGTTAAAACCAAACCCTCCTAATACTTCTAAACCATTATTTAAATTTAGATTAGAAATTGGTGTTCGATCAAAAGAAGATTTATGAATTATTTTAAGAGATTTTGGAGTGTTAAGTTTTTGTATTTTTGTTTTAGCAAAACCACCTAATGTTTGTATTTTTTTTGGTAAATTCAACTCTGAAATCAATGTTTCATCAAAAGCGTTAGGATATATGTTAATCAGTGAATTTGGTAAATTTATTTTTTTAATACCAGTGCCAGCAAATCCACCTAAATTTTGTAAGTTAGGAGGTAAAACCAAATCTTGAATTTTTGTATTATCAAGTGTGCCAATTTCTATTGTTTGTAGTGAATTAGGTAAATTGATTTTTTCTATATTTCAATTCTTGAATCCACCCAATGAAATTAAATTATTCGGTAGATTAAGATTAATTGGATCAAGTTGAATATTACTTCTTAAGTCAAAAGAATGTGGTGCAATAAATTGAACACTTTGGGGAATTTGTAAATTTTTGATATTTGTATTAGCAAAACCACCTAAATAGATCAATTTTGGTGGTAAATTTAATGTTGAAATAGGTGTAGAATCAAAAGAACCTTCATAAATTTGTTCTAAATTTAATGGTAAATCAAGAGAGTTAACTAATGTCCCTTGAAAACCACCCAATTTTTTTAAGCCATTAGGTAATTTTAAATATTTAATATTTTTAGAATAGGCTAATGTATTAGGATGTATTTCAATCACTGTATCAGGAATATTAATTTCACTCAAATTAGATTTTGCAAATCCACCTAATTTTTTCAGTCCATTTGGCAATTCAATAGATTGTAATTGCTCAACTTCATTAAAACTGTTTTCATAAATTTCTTCTAAATTTTCGTTAAATTTAATATGTTTTAAAGTTGTGTGTGAAAAACCACCTATTTTTTGTAAATTAGTATTAAGCTTTAAATCTTGAACAAGAGTTGAATCAAATGAATTTGGCTCAATTATTTTTAGTGAATTTGGTAAATTTAATTTGCGTATTGATGTACGAGCAAATCCACCTAACTCTTTAATATTTTGTGTTAACTCTAAATTAGATATTTTTGTATCATCAAAACTATTTTTGTGTATTTTTTCAAGGTTATCATTTAATTTAAGATTAGTTATATTTGTTTGAGCAAACCCACCTAAAATTTTTAGTGATTTTGGTAATAATACCTCAGTTAAATCTGATTCATCAAACGAATTTGCTTTGATTTCTTCTAAACCTTCATTAAAGTGAATTTTGTGAAGTAATACCTCTTTAAAACCACCAATTTTTTTCAATGATTGTGGTAAATTTAATTCTTCAATTAGGGTGTAATTAAAACCATCTAATGATTGTAATGTATCTGGCAAATTTATTTTTTTGATTGGTGTGTAATCAAAAGCACCTTCAGCTATTTTTATTAAATTTTTTGGTAGTTTAACATTTACTAGATTATAAAATTTGCTAAATGCTTTTGGCCCAATTTCGGTTATATAATCAGGTATTTGTATTTCAGTTGCATTTTTATCAAACATTTTTAGAGCTTTTTGAGCACTTAAAAATTCTTTTTTTTCGTTGTTGGTATTACAAGCAACAACTGCGGGAAAAATTGTTGTAAGAGATAATAATGATAAGATCTTTAACTTCATATTTCCTTCCTAATGGAGAAAATTTTTATTTTATTTTCAAAATAATAAACAAAAATATCCTCTATATTGACAAGGGGATATTTTTAAAAATTTCGTACTACGCATGAATTACCATGATCCGCACATAGGTATAATCTCAGCCTTTTACAGCACCCTTGTCATTTATAATTATATTATTAGATTTTTAAATTTAAATATTTTTTGACAAAAATGTGTTAAAAGTTTATTTTATTCAGTGATTTTCAATGCTTTTGTGAAAATTTTTGCATTTTCAGGGTCAATTAATGCCATTAATTTTAAAATTGTTAATTGTTGTTTTATTATGTTGCGTAGCGATTCAAATGAAAGACTTTGTGGTGAGCGATTATGGATTTTTTGAATAAAATCTATTTGTTTTTGGACTAATTCATCACTGACATTAAATTCAAAATCATTTTGAATAGCTTGAATTAATAACATTGAGGCTGTTTTTTTCTTTGCACTAGCTTGAGCTAGATTTTTGATTTCAAGATGATTTGGTTTTTGTGTATCAAACTCAAAAGCTGATTTAATATCTTGAGCTAAACCTCCTGGGCGCATTTCACTTTGGATAATTTTTTGCATTGTTTCGGTGATAAATTCTGGACTAAATTCTATTATATTTTGCTCAACGATTTTATCAGCACATAATTCATAATATTTTAATAATTCTCTCGAATATAATTCTTTTTTGAAATTAAACTCAAATTCATCTTTTAATTCAGCAAGTGAATTAATATTTTGTTCTTCTAATTTGACAAATGTCTCATCAGTAACTTGAATTGTTTCATCATAAGTTGCTGAAATAATTTCAATTGTTCAAAAAACATTAGAAGGGTCATTTAAGGTAAAAATTTCTCCAATGTTTTTACCTATTAATTCTGAATTTATTGAGAAATTATTTGATGGTAAAGCTTGTAAT includes these proteins:
- a CDS encoding leucine-rich repeat domain-containing protein, whose protein sequence is MKLKILSLLSLTTIFPAVVACNTNNEKKEFLSAQKALKMFDKNATEIQIPDYITEIGPKAFSKFYNLVNVKLPKNLIKIAEGAFDYTPIKKINLPDTLQSLDGFNYTLIEELNLPQSLKKIGGFKEVLLHKIHFNEGLEEIKANSFDESDLTEVLLPKSLKILGGFAQTNITNLKLNDNLEKIHKNSFDDTKISNLELTQNIKELGGFARTSIRKLNLPNSLKIIEPNSFDSTLVQDLKLNTNLQKIGGFSHTTLKHIKFNENLEEIYENSFNEVEQLQSIELPNGLKKLGGFAKSNLSEINIPDTVIEIHPNTLAYSKNIKYLKLPNGLKKLGGFQGTLVNSLDLPLNLEQIYEGSFDSTPISTLNLPPKLIYLGGFANTNIKNLQIPQSVQFIAPHSFDLRSNIQLDPINLNLPNNLISLGGFKNWNIEKINLPNSLQTIEIGTLDNTKIQDLVLPPNLQNLGGFAGTGIKKINLPNSLINIYPNAFDETLISELNLPKKIQTLGGFAKTKIQKLNTPKSLKIIHKSSFDRTPISNLNLNNGLEVLGGFGFNENLTKLNIPNTVKQILPVSFNDTGIQNVILPDNLEILGGFGGRKSLISSINLPKNLKKITNDAFTYNPNIRTINLPDGLEELYGFGFTKIYELNLPPSIRKIGGFNQTLVSKLNLPPRLKSFSGFSETGVQELTLPKYVKEAEISKTYWPHLYLINIYSKYLINNREWVEDIKNQQIPFNDFTGEKNEKK
- a CDS encoding trigger factor-related chaperone, which encodes MIKYKKETYEINVPASEWKKIKNDILKQAITKGLKVAPEEIKNHASAMILKEKTRHYIKQILDPDKKNVPVGGPYIDYIEQNNEFKAVVDFIYYPNEQIKKLDYKNLKIDYKTPTITQKDFDAIFEEFKSNYPITKEVKNRPIAPKDVVSLNLKGTKDNQIVDEQKNVKLQALPSNNFSINSELIGKNIGEIFTLNDPSNVFWTIEIISATYDETIQVTDETFVKLEEQNINSLAELKDEFEFNFKKELYSRELLKYYELCADKIVEQNIIEFSPEFITETMQKIIQSEMRPGGLAQDIKSAFEFDTQKPNHLEIKNLAQASAKKKTASMLLIQAIQNDFEFNVSDELVQKQIDFIQKIHNRSPQSLSFESLRNIIKQQLTILKLMALIDPENAKIFTKALKITE